One genomic window of Fusobacterium varium includes the following:
- a CDS encoding LemA family protein: MIMLSVILGIIILLIIITISYQNRFVKLHERVKNSWSQIEVQLQKRLDLIPNLVETVKGYATHEKETLEKVTSARTRYMSAGTVDEKMAANGEISGLLSRLMVVSEQYPDLKANVNFLELQKELKDIESKIGFARQFYNDTVTSYNQSIKMIPGSIFAGIFNFREEPLFKATEGANEAPKVKFD, encoded by the coding sequence ATGATTATGCTTAGTGTTATTCTTGGAATTATTATATTGCTGATTATAATTACAATTTCTTATCAAAATAGATTTGTAAAACTTCATGAAAGGGTAAAAAATTCTTGGAGTCAGATAGAGGTTCAACTTCAAAAAAGATTGGATCTTATTCCAAATTTAGTGGAAACAGTAAAAGGGTATGCAACACATGAAAAGGAAACTTTAGAAAAGGTTACCTCTGCAAGAACACGTTATATGTCAGCAGGAACAGTAGATGAAAAAATGGCTGCCAATGGAGAGATATCAGGACTATTAAGTAGATTAATGGTTGTTTCAGAGCAGTATCCAGATTTGAAAGCAAATGTAAATTTTTTAGAACTTCAAAAGGAATTAAAAGATATAGAGAGTAAAATAGGTTTTGCAAGACAGTTTTATAATGATACTGTTACATCATACAATCAAAGTATAAAAATGATACCAGGTAGCATTTTTGCAGGAATATTTAATTTTAGAGAAGAACCATTATTTAAAGCTACAGAGGGAGCTAATGAAGCCCCTAAGGTAAAATTTGATTAA
- the galE gene encoding UDP-glucose 4-epimerase GalE — MAILVCGGAGYIGSHVTRALIDSGEDVIVLDNLQTGHVDAVHEKAKLVLGDLRDDEFMERVFSENKIDGVIDFAAFSLVGESVSEPLKYFENNFYGTLCLLKAMRKHNVNKIVFSSTAATYGEPENIPILETDKTFPTNPYGESKLAVEKMLKWCDKAYGIKYTALRYFNVAGAHPEGNIGEDHDPESHLIPIILQVALGKREHIGIFGDDYPTEDGTCIRDYIHVMDLADAHILALKRLNNGGDSAIFNLGNGEGFSVKQVIEVARKVTGHAIPAVVSPRRAGDPAKLVATSAKAMKELNWTPKFDSLDKIIETAWNWHKNHPNGYED, encoded by the coding sequence ATGGCAATTTTAGTTTGTGGTGGAGCTGGATATATTGGAAGTCACGTTACAAGAGCCCTTATAGACAGTGGAGAAGATGTAATTGTATTAGATAATCTTCAAACTGGACATGTTGATGCTGTACATGAAAAAGCAAAACTTGTACTTGGAGATTTAAGAGATGACGAATTTATGGAGAGAGTTTTCTCTGAAAATAAAATAGATGGTGTTATTGATTTTGCTGCTTTCTCATTAGTTGGTGAAAGTGTTAGCGAACCTTTAAAATACTTTGAAAATAACTTCTATGGAACTCTTTGCTTACTTAAAGCTATGAGAAAACATAATGTTAACAAAATAGTATTCTCATCAACAGCAGCAACTTATGGAGAACCTGAAAATATTCCTATTCTTGAAACTGATAAAACTTTCCCTACTAACCCATATGGAGAAAGTAAATTAGCAGTTGAAAAAATGTTAAAATGGTGTGATAAGGCTTATGGTATAAAATATACTGCTCTTAGATATTTCAATGTTGCTGGAGCTCATCCAGAAGGAAATATTGGAGAAGATCATGATCCTGAAAGTCACTTAATCCCTATTATTCTTCAAGTTGCTCTAGGAAAAAGAGAACACATAGGAATATTTGGAGATGACTATCCTACTGAAGATGGTACTTGTATAAGAGACTATATTCATGTTATGGACTTAGCTGATGCTCATATTCTTGCTTTAAAAAGATTAAATAATGGTGGAGATAGTGCTATTTTCAACTTAGGAAATGGTGAAGGATTCTCTGTTAAACAAGTTATTGAAGTTGCTAGAAAGGTAACTGGACATGCAATACCAGCAGTTGTTTCTCCTAGAAGAGCTGGAGACCCTGCTAAACTTGTTGCTACTTCTGCAAAAGCTATGAAAGAATTAAATTGGACACCTAAATTTGATTCTTTAGATAAGATTATAGAAACTGCTTGGAACTGGCATAAAAACCATCCTAATGGATATGAAGATTAA
- a CDS encoding galactokinase, with the protein MIKGLIEDFKALYKYEGEVKVFFSPGRVNLIGEHTDYNGGFVFPCALDFGTYAVAVKRNDNIFRMYSKNFENLGIIEFSLDRLINEPQDDWANYPKGVIKTFLEAGFNINSGFDVLFYGNIPNGAGLSSSASIELATSVILKDLFNLDIDMVSMVKLSQKAENKFIGVNCGIMDQFAIGMGKKDNAILLDCNTLNYQYAPVVLNGASIVIANTNKKRGLADSKYNERRGSCEAAVKVLNENGIDIKYLGELSVEKFNEIKHLITDEEQLKRATHAVTENERTKVAVEKLNAGDIEAFGQLMNQSHISLRDDYEVTGFELDSLVEAAWEAEGVIGARMTGAGFGGCTVSIVKDEFIESFKKSVGEKYTAKTGLVADFYVAKIGDGSRKLGDF; encoded by the coding sequence ATGATAAAAGGTTTAATTGAAGATTTTAAAGCTTTGTATAAATATGAAGGAGAAGTAAAAGTATTCTTTTCTCCTGGAAGAGTAAATTTAATTGGAGAGCATACAGATTATAATGGTGGATTTGTATTTCCATGTGCTTTAGACTTTGGTACATATGCTGTTGCAGTTAAAAGAAATGACAATATTTTTAGAATGTACTCTAAAAACTTTGAAAATCTAGGAATAATAGAATTTTCATTAGACAGATTAATTAACGAACCTCAAGATGACTGGGCTAACTATCCAAAAGGAGTTATTAAAACTTTCTTAGAAGCAGGATTTAATATAAATAGTGGTTTTGATGTATTATTCTATGGAAATATTCCTAATGGTGCAGGACTTTCTTCTTCAGCATCTATTGAACTTGCTACTTCTGTTATACTAAAAGATCTATTTAATCTTGATATAGATATGGTAAGCATGGTTAAACTTTCTCAAAAAGCTGAAAACAAATTTATCGGTGTAAATTGTGGAATTATGGATCAATTTGCTATTGGAATGGGTAAAAAAGATAATGCTATTCTTTTAGATTGTAACACTTTAAACTATCAATATGCCCCTGTTGTTTTAAATGGAGCATCAATTGTTATTGCAAATACAAATAAAAAGAGAGGACTAGCAGATTCTAAATACAATGAAAGAAGAGGATCTTGTGAAGCTGCTGTAAAAGTTTTAAATGAAAATGGAATAGATATAAAATACCTTGGAGAACTTTCTGTTGAAAAATTCAATGAAATAAAACATCTAATCACTGATGAAGAACAATTAAAAAGAGCTACACATGCAGTTACTGAAAATGAAAGAACAAAAGTTGCTGTTGAAAAATTAAATGCTGGGGATATTGAAGCTTTTGGACAATTAATGAACCAATCTCATATCTCTCTTAGAGATGACTATGAAGTTACTGGATTTGAACTAGACTCATTAGTTGAAGCAGCATGGGAAGCTGAAGGAGTTATCGGAGCTCGTATGACTGGAGCTGGATTTGGTGGATGTACTGTAAGTATAGTTAAAGATGAATTTATAGAATCATTTAAAAAATCAGTTGGAGAAAAATACACAGCTAAAACTGGTTTAGTTGCTGATTTCTATGTTGCTAAAATTGGAGATGGAAGTAGAAAGTTAGGTGATTTTTAA
- a CDS encoding MgtC/SapB family protein encodes MNSFAVELTAREIIIRIAMSVLIGGMIGYERGHNNRPAGFRTHILVCLGATVVSMIQDCLRIEIVKFAVTNGVAAQVIKTDLGRIGAQVVSGIGFLGAGTIMRDKGTIGGLTTAASIWVTGCIGLGIGWGFYSMTFIAGVVVLIVLVTLKAVERRFIDEKIISKIEVEYLGDLENGIYYSKTNDIFKMFDIRVRSMQKSQENNRVVYTLIIPKQYNLLDLTSEFYKTKEVISITILK; translated from the coding sequence ATGAATAGTTTTGCAGTTGAATTAACAGCTAGAGAGATTATTATTAGAATTGCAATGTCAGTTTTAATTGGTGGAATGATTGGATATGAGAGAGGACACAATAATAGACCAGCAGGGTTTAGAACACATATATTAGTTTGCTTGGGAGCTACTGTTGTATCAATGATACAAGATTGTTTAAGAATAGAGATAGTTAAATTTGCTGTAACAAATGGAGTAGCAGCTCAAGTTATAAAGACAGATTTAGGGAGAATAGGGGCCCAAGTTGTTAGTGGAATAGGATTTTTAGGTGCAGGAACTATAATGAGAGATAAGGGAACTATTGGTGGTTTAACAACAGCAGCATCTATCTGGGTAACTGGTTGTATAGGATTAGGAATTGGTTGGGGATTCTATTCAATGACATTTATAGCAGGGGTAGTTGTATTAATTGTATTGGTAACTTTAAAAGCTGTTGAGAGAAGATTTATAGATGAAAAAATCATATCTAAGATAGAAGTTGAATATTTAGGAGATTTAGAAAATGGAATTTATTATTCTAAAACTAATGATATATTTAAAATGTTTGATATAAGAGTAAGATCAATGCAAAAATCTCAAGAGAATAATAGGGTAGTATATACTTTGATTATTCCAAAACAATATAATCTTTTAGATTTAACTTCAGAATTTTATAAGACTAAAGAGGTAATATCTATAACAATATTAAAATAA
- the galT gene encoding UDP-glucose--hexose-1-phosphate uridylyltransferase, with translation MSINIYEEVGMLLKFGLENNLIGKYDAVISRNEIMHLLKLEDWENIDLSNREVPKYPNEILENICKWAIENNIIEDSIVVKDLFDTEIMGKLTPTATQIIDRFHSLSEKEGVEAATNDYYSFAQKTNYIRTDRIAKNMHWFSNTEYGDMEITVNLSKPEKDPRDIAKERLLPPSAYPKCLLCYENVGYAGRFNHPARQNHRVIPFDLAGEEWFLQYSPYVYYNEHAIVFAGEHRPMKINRDAFNRITTFVEKLPHYFLGSNADLPIVGGSILSHDHYQGGHHEFPMAKSPVETKLVFKGFEDVEAGIVKWPMSVIRIKSVDRARLVDLAVKILDAWREYSDESLGILAHSEDTPHNTVTPIGRRRGDKFELDLVLRNNRTDEENPLGIFHPHADVHNIKKENIGLIEVMGLAVLPGRLKEELEILGRYMVADDYAEKIKNDAKVEKHLAWAEKVYNKYSDINSDNVEKILKDEVGVTFSRVLEDAGVYKRDAEGKNGFLRFIEKVNSL, from the coding sequence ATGAGTATAAATATATATGAAGAAGTAGGAATGCTACTTAAATTTGGATTAGAGAATAATCTTATTGGTAAATATGATGCTGTTATATCTAGAAATGAAATTATGCATCTTTTAAAACTTGAAGATTGGGAAAATATAGATCTATCTAATAGAGAAGTTCCTAAATATCCAAATGAAATACTAGAAAATATTTGTAAATGGGCTATTGAAAATAATATTATTGAAGATAGTATAGTTGTTAAAGATCTTTTTGATACTGAAATTATGGGAAAATTAACTCCTACTGCTACTCAAATAATAGATAGATTCCATTCACTTAGTGAAAAAGAAGGAGTAGAAGCCGCTACTAATGATTACTACTCTTTTGCACAAAAAACAAATTATATAAGAACTGATAGAATAGCTAAAAATATGCACTGGTTCTCTAATACTGAGTATGGAGATATGGAGATAACAGTAAATCTTTCTAAACCTGAAAAAGATCCTAGAGATATAGCAAAAGAAAGATTACTTCCACCTTCTGCATATCCTAAATGCCTTCTTTGTTATGAAAATGTAGGTTATGCTGGAAGATTCAATCACCCTGCAAGACAAAATCATAGAGTTATTCCATTTGATCTAGCTGGTGAAGAATGGTTCTTACAATATTCTCCTTATGTTTACTACAATGAACATGCTATTGTTTTTGCTGGTGAACATAGACCTATGAAGATAAATAGAGATGCTTTTAATAGAATTACAACTTTTGTTGAAAAACTACCTCACTATTTCTTAGGTTCAAATGCTGATCTACCTATAGTTGGAGGATCTATTTTAAGCCATGATCACTATCAAGGTGGACACCATGAGTTCCCAATGGCAAAATCTCCTGTAGAAACTAAACTTGTTTTTAAAGGTTTTGAAGATGTTGAAGCTGGAATTGTTAAATGGCCTATGTCTGTTATTAGAATAAAAAGTGTTGACAGAGCTAGATTAGTTGATCTTGCTGTTAAAATTTTAGATGCTTGGAGAGAATATAGTGATGAATCTCTAGGAATTTTAGCTCACTCTGAAGATACTCCTCACAATACTGTTACTCCTATTGGAAGAAGAAGAGGAGATAAATTTGAACTTGATTTAGTTTTAAGAAACAATAGAACAGATGAAGAAAATCCACTTGGAATTTTCCATCCTCATGCAGATGTTCACAATATTAAAAAAGAAAATATTGGACTTATTGAAGTTATGGGACTTGCAGTTCTTCCTGGAAGATTAAAAGAGGAATTAGAAATCTTAGGAAGATACATGGTTGCAGATGATTATGCAGAAAAAATCAAAAATGATGCTAAAGTTGAAAAACATCTAGCTTGGGCTGAAAAAGTTTATAATAAATATTCTGATATCAACAGTGATAATGTTGAAAAAATATTAAAAGATGAAGTTGGAGTTACTTTCTCTAGAGTTTTAGAAGATGCTGGAGTTTATAAAAGAGATGCTGAAGGAAAAAATGGATTCCTTAGATTTATAGAAAAAGTAAATTCTCTTTAA